From the genome of Bos indicus isolate NIAB-ARS_2022 breed Sahiwal x Tharparkar chromosome 2, NIAB-ARS_B.indTharparkar_mat_pri_1.0, whole genome shotgun sequence:
CGTCTCTTGGCCGCATTGCTCCATAGGGGCCAGGGAGGAGTTGGCCAGTAGCCCTGGGGAGGCCACCTCGAGGCCATTCATGCTTCAGCCAGAGGCAGAGGCACTGAGCCTGGAGGGAACAAGCAGACACCCCAGCTTCAGAGAGCCTGGGACAAGCGAGGCATCACCCTCTGTAGACATGAGCTCTTGGAAGCCTTTAGTACCTGCTGACCCCTAACCCCTTAATAGGCTGTTCCATGCTCAGCATTGCCTCAGGGGCTACAGAGCACCTCCTGTGTCCAGCTGGGGGTGGGCAAGTGTcacagttgtgtcggactctttgcgatcccatggactgtagcctctgtccatggaattctccgggcaatattggagtgggttaccatgcccttctccaagagttcttccccacccagggatgaaaccctttctgttttatgttttgatttttttttttaacctcaaggcatgtcttagctccctgaccagggatcgaacctgcaccccctgctttggaaggctgcagaaagcaaaaccaaaaccagGGCCTGGGTGCCAAACTAATGCTGGGGTCAGCTCCGCACTGTGCGGCCGTGTCCCTGTAGAGCATGGAGAGCTCTGGGCAGAGCCCTGGTGTTCCTGAAAGCCACCTCTCAGACCTAGGGGATAGAGTCAGCACCGCAGGGAGAGAGAGCATGGtggcctgtctgtctgtctgaggCCCTGGGGGGTGTGAGGGCTGAGGGAGGGGCCCTCATCTTCTGTCCCTCTCCCCTGTGTGCTGTCTAACCGGTGGGGTGCATGAGTCCCCTGAGCCCTGCTTCTCGTGGGTGGGGCACTTAGGCCTGAGAGCCCAGTGCGGGGGGCTTGGCCAACGCCTCCTCAGCATCAGGTGAGCCCTGCTCAGCCTCCCTGACCCGCCTGTCCACTAGGTCCCCCATGCTCCCAGCACCAGCCACGGGAGGGCCTCACGAGCAATGCAGTGTCCTGCTCCGTCTACAGCACCCGAAGGCTGTCCAGGCCAGCAGCCAAGGTCGTGAGCTTTTTGAACTCAGCCACCAGCCCTGCTTTGGGCATATTAGTGGGCGGAGACTTGTGTCTTAGAAAGACAAGTGTCTTAGACTTGTGCCTGTGGGTCCAGGCCTGCATTGGGTGTTTTACTACCTGGAGTAGTTTaactagagcttccctggtggctcagacagtagaagtatctgcttgcaatgcgggagacccgggttcgatccctgggtggggaagatcccctggagaaggaaatagcaacccattccagtattcttttctggaaaattccatggatggaggaagctcataagctacagtccatggggtcgctttaACTATcaggaggcagattcttttccaggaGAGGAAGAGCCATATGTCCCAGAGGTGGAGAGACTGGCCGTGGTTTTCTGGCCAAGatctgcagccccagagaggccagGACCCAGGGAGGCGGCCTGTCTCTGCCCAGCCTTGCCCACCTGGTTTACCCTCAGCATAAACCAAGGGGCGTGGCTCGGAGCCCTCCTGACCTTGGAAACAAACCGTTTCTGTCTGGTGACCCCAGTTCTGAGTGGGTCACCGGTGGTCCCTCCCCAACAGACAGAGTGACAGATTTCCCATGTTGATTTTGGTCGACTCAGGAGATTCACAAAGGAGAGGAAAGGTCCAAACgccctgcctcccccaggccTTGGACAGGTGTGGGCAGGAGAAGGCCAGACGGCACGCAGCCCGCAGCCCCACGTTGGCTTGGGGGGGCAGCTGCCCGTTTCTTCTCAGGGCACCTCTGCCTACAGTGCAACTTCAGGGGCTCCCCTGAACCCTGCCTCTCAGCAGCCACACTCCCTGCCTGTGGGCCACagagggggcaggagaggggctcACAGGAGCAGCGGGGATGGAGTGGGAGCAGCAGTTGCACACACGAGCCACAGGGGACCTGGAGCAAGTTCTCTGTAAACTCCTCCTGTCCTCGGGTCCTCTCCTTTTAATGACCAAGATAATAGTCCTGGCGGGGGCTGGCAAGTGCTCCGGGAGCACGGGGACGTTAGCGCTGGCAGTCCCTGAGTATGAGGCTGGGTGCCACCCCCAGGTGTGGGTTCCCGAAGTAGACGGAGCAGggccagtggttcagactctggcAGCTAGGAGGGCAGGAGGGCAGTGTGGGTGGTGAGGAGCTGTCGGGCCAGGCAGCAGCTTGACCCTCCGCTTCATGCCTCATCAACCACCACTGGGGTCCCTGGGCACCCCTGGCACCCCCGCTGCCCCACAGGTGGCTGAGCAGGAGGAAGTCAGGGGTGGTGAGCATCTGGCCAGTCATTCTCAAGCCAGCGGAGACGCTTGCCTGATCACATCACGTTTTGATTATTGGAGAGATCCAGGGATGTCCCCTTGCCCAAATCTCTCCTGGACCCAGAGTGGTTCAGGTTCCCTAAATTTCTAATACAGAGATTATTTCTTGTTGCTCCCAAGTGTGTGCGACCTGAGGCAgtgggggaagtgggggaggCCTGGAGGCCAAGTGAGGGAGGGGTCttgatggggatggggaggggctgaGCTGGGTACCCTCCACTCTGGGCTGCTCTGAGGCCCAGACTCTGCCCACCCCCCTGGTGGTACAGTCATCACCCAGCCCCTCCGTGAGGTCTGCTCACAGGTACTGACCATCTTCTCTGCCTGTCGCGAGGCAGGCCTGCCTGGGCACTGCCCACCAGTCCTCAGGGGCAGATGTCCActgcctcattttacagatgaggaggctCATTTTACAAATAGAGGCTCAGCATCAGCTAACTTGCCCAGGGTCGTTTGGCTAGGGCAACAGCCCAGGGGTAGGAAGCCAGATCCAGAAGACCCAGCAGGGACAGCCAACACCTCTGCCTGCTTTTCCTCCAGGGGCTGATGGGTCCCTGCTGCCAGGGCTGGTGTGGAGCTGCCTCCCAGGCTCAGTGCCTCCCCCGCGGGCCTGGCCCCAGGCACAGCGACACAGTCTGCACCACCCTTTGTTCAAGAAGCAAGGCTTTCCAGATGGTGACAGTAGAGCAGTGGCCTGAGCGTGGGGCCCTGCGTGTGCGCAGGTGGCACCCGTGGGCTGCCTGGCACCTGGCTTTCTGCTCTTGCCCAGGGCCTTCTGAGTCCCACCACTAGGCCGCATGCCCCGTGCTCTCTTTGGGTGCAGACTTGATTTCAGAATGCTTTCAGGCTTGTGTGAGGTCTGTTGCGTTTTCTCCACCCCGCCCCTGTGTTACGAGTTTTGGTGCTGGTTTTGGAGTAGGTCTGCGGGGGCTCCTGCTCCTCTCCACGTGTCCCTAGAAATGCCTGCTCTCACTGTCTCTCGACGTCTCACTCTGCTCGGGGCAGGGCGGCTGGGGGGCGTGGGGCCCCCGACCACGGAGCAGGTGCAGGGCTCGGCCTCTGTGAGGGAACATGGGCGGGTGTGTAGTGGGAGGAGGCTGAGGTGGCAGGAGGTCTCTTGGTGTTGCCGGCACctgtccctcctgcctcctcgTTGGGCCCCTCCAGGTGCCCTGGCTAGAGGAGAAGAGTGTAGGGGCATCGCTGCAGCCATGGGGCCACAGACTGGGCACCCACTCTTCTTTTAAAAGCCCCCACAGTGAGACAGGAGCACCGCCCATGGGCTGCTCTAATTCAAACCAGGGAGGCCTTGGTAAATAGGTTGAAGCGAGATGGCAGAGATGGCCCTGCTCTGCTGGGCCCGCTCTTGCCCCGCACCCCCGTGTCCcgctccccagccctgcccttaCCTCTCACAGCAGGTCTGGGGCAGCAGGTGGGCTGCGGCCTGTGGGTGGGTGGTGGCTCCGTGCGGCCGTGGTAGAGGCCGGCTGGCTATTTAAGGAGAGGCGGGGAGGCTGCACCCCCTCGGGCCCTGAAAGGCTGCTTCATTCCTGAGGGGTCCCCTGTGTGGTGGGCCACTCCTCTGGCTGCCTCTGCTGCCGCTGGGCTGTGAATATTCCAGTGTGTCccagcaccccccgccccccagctggGCCGCCGAGCATCACAGAGGCCGAGTGTGTGACTGTCTGCGTGTGACTGTCTGCGAAGCCGTGGAGTGGGCGCCGGCTGGGTGGGGGGCTTGGCTGGGACCGACAGACAACAGGACGTTTCAGAACAGGGTAATTTCCTATCAAGGGGAGGGGGCCTGGGAGGGGCTGGTTGCCATGACAACGGGCCTGGGCACCCAAGCCTGCACTGGCCATCGGCAGAGGAGGGGGGTCTTGTGAATGGGGAAGGGTGGGAGGCCGAGGAGTCTTGTTTGGTCAAATGAGAGGGGATTCTTTCAGGACACTTGCTGTAGGGTCCTTGTGTCCGCCCTGTATAATGAGGCCCCCTTTGGGTGTGCGGAATAAATCATGGCCTTTATCTCCAGCAGGGCCCAGCTGCAGGCTGCCTCATAATGGGGCGCTGTCTGTGCCTGTGGGGACCCGGAGGCCTGGCCCACGTCTGTGCAGGCTCCTCCTctggacaggaggcctgggaaCAGAGCCACTGCTGCCTGCCCCGTGCTGCTCCCCCAAGGCTCCTCCTGGGAGTCTGGGGGGTGGCTGTTTGCATGTCACCaatggctactccagcaaagttggttctctctgtctttcccaaAACGATACACCCAGTAGCACAGGTCACCAGACCACTATTACTTGTTTCAAAAGACTTTACAACTTTTTAGTTAAGATGTTTAAAGATGTACATGCTATCACTGGGAGGAACCTCCCACAAGTACTCTCTGAAATGTCTTCTTTCATGCAGTCCTGTGCACTTGGGATTactgcccattttacagacgaggaaactgaggctcagagaggtgacctGACTGGCCAACCACAAACCAGTGAGCCAGGATTTGGACTCAAGCATGTGTCGCTCTAAAACTTAggctgcacgtgtgtgtgtgttgttttgttCTCTTCTTCTGTTGCACCTCAATGGTAGAATTCCTAGGTTCCATCTTCATTCTACCTTGGAAAAACTCTACTGGTTGTCCTTAGATCTGGTGCTGGGATCAGGTCCGTTGAAAACATATTTCACATCTGAGGTTCCTCTGAGAGAGCGGggttcctcagttctgtcttgctCCGGAGCTGGTGGGGTGTGAGGCTCCCTCCCCACTGTGGCCCAAGGTAGCTGTCTAGGAGAACTGGCTCATGGTGGCTTGAAACACGGGAATCTGGCCGGCTTCCCTGAGTGCACATGTCTTTTGTTGGATGATTGATGACAGAGTTTAAGGGCACAGGGTGTTGCAACCAAATTTTGGGGAGTTGCGCTCATTTCTGTAAACTTTGAGGCAAAAATCTTTCTATATGGGTTGAATGTTGTCCTGCTGCTAAGAGGACTCTGAATCTGAGAGTTAATCTTTTAAGGAGACTCCCTGTgcgtgctcagatgctcagttgtatcagactcttggcgatcccatgttctgtagcctgccaggctcctgtgtccatggggtttcccaggcaagaatactggaatgggttgccatttcttcctccaggggatcaccccaacccagggatcgaacccgagtcctctacatctcctgcattggcaggtggattctttacctgacctgcctctgaaaGAGGCCAACGCTGGTATCAGGTGGGCAGGAGGCTGGTGGGAGGGTTGGGGGCCTGGaaaagggaggcaggaaggcCCAGATGCTGAGAGCACCGGCAGATCAGGTGGCAGGTGGGGGACGGGAGCAGGGCACTGCAGCCTTTGTATGAATGCATCTTTGCCCAGGGACCCTGAATCTAAATCCGTGCCGCCTGTGAGGCCCAAGGAGACAGAAACCATGTTGATTTCTCTCAGTAGAGACCACAGCTGTCGCCCAGAGGAGAAAGTACCATCAGAAATTACTCGGAGGTCTTTACAAAAAAGACTCTGTAATGACAGTTCCTAGGTCTGGGGGCCTCCATCTGGCACAACCGTGCTTGTCTTTGGAGACAGAGCGAGCCTGTAGACGTCTGGGTTCCTCTTTGTTGGGAGGACCCCTGAGGAAGCAGGTCCTGAGTGCCCGACGGGCCTGGCACTCCTTGGCTCCTTGACTGGGCACAGTGGGATAGTAACACACTGCACAGTTACTCGTATGTGttcaaagatatttgaaaaataaagcgaATTTTTGAGCTGCTCTTATCCACGTGATGTCCTAGGTTCAGgaaaagcataaagaagaaaaacaccacGTTTGCCTTGCTGTCCAAAGACGTCAGCTCCAGCTTGCTGCCGTGTCTCCTTCTGCTCTGTCCTGTGCCAGGGCTCCTGTTAGAGGGCTCACCTGTGGCCTTCCCAGCAGCAGGATTGTTGGCTGACTTTTCTGGGCCACTGGGCTGAACCCCCAAGGCTTCCCGGCATTTGTTCGGGCTGTGGGGGTGagggtgttgttgttcagtcgctcagtcgtgtccgactctttgtgaccccatggactgtagcatgccagccttccctgtcctgcaccaactcccagagcctgctcaaactcatgtccattgagtcggtgatgccatctaaccacctcatcctatgtcgtccccttctcctcctgccttcaatctttcccagcatcagggtcttttctaatgagtcagctttttgcatcaggtggccaaagtattggagcttcagcttcagcatcagcccttccaatgtactgattttctttagggttgactggtttgatctccttgcagtccaagggactctgaagagtcttctccaataccacagtttgaaagcatcaattctacagtgctcagccttctttatggtccaactctcacgtccatacacaactactggaaaaaccacagccttgactagacctttgtctGGGGTGTTCAGGGATGTCTTCTCCAGGGAGGTGGCCCAGCTGTCTGGGAGAGGGTGCTGCGGAGGGGCGGCTGTATTCCTCACACCTGCCTCACTCCCCACAGACACCTGTGCCGACCCTGTCACAACCGCGAGAAGGCCAAGGGCCTGGGCAAGTACATCTGTCAGCGCTGCCACCTGGTCATCGACGAGCAGCCCCTCATGTTCAAGAATGACGCCTACCACCCTGACCACTTCAGCTGCACCCACTGCGGGTAGGGGGAGAGCTGCTTGGAGGTGGGACAGCCACCCAGGGCAATTATGGGGCTGGAGAGGAGGACCAGGTGGGCAGAGGAGCGACGGGAGAGTGGGGTGCAGGGGAAGGTAGAATGGGGGCCCGGGGGCAACCGTGCAGGAGACTCCTCTCTTTGGGGCTCCGTTCAGGGAGGACTGGAGACTCAGAGTTGCACGAGGGacgagagaggaaggagaggctgCAGAGCCCCTCCTCGGGTCTGTCCCAGATGCCCAGTCTGATCTAGGGGCGGAGGGGCCAAGAACAGATCTGTGCCAAACACAGGCCTCCTTCTGCGAAAGCTGAACGGGAATCCCATGCCCCGGGGCGTGTCTGGGGCACAGGAAGTCTCCAAAGAGAGCAGAGATGAAAGCACCGCCTGCCTGAGGGGCTCTGCAGCGACAGAGCTGGAGTTGGGGGCTGTCCGGAAGCTGCTTCCTTGGGTCTGCAGGGGTGGGAGCTGGGCAGCGCCCTTACCGGGGGCTCTGCATTGTCTTCCAGGAAGGAGCTGACCGCAGAGGCCCGGGAGCTGAAGGGTGAGCTCTACTGCCTGCCCTGCCATGACAAGATGGGGGTCCCCATCTGCGGGGCCTGCCGCCGGCCCATTGAGGGCCGGGTGGTCAACGCACTGGGCAAGCAGTGGCATGTGGAGGTGAGTGAGGCCGGTGTGGACAGCAGGTGGGGGCCCCGGCTCACGCTCACactccctcccagccctgggccGTGCGGCCGGCTCCCAGAACTGACCTTCCTCTTGGGTGCTGCCCTTCCTGGCCCCTGGACGGGGACAGGTCAGTCCCTGGGGCCCAGAGACCTGGGCACACAAAGCATGGCCAAGCAGGCACACCACCCCCCAATCTTCCTTTCCCTCCTGGCCTTCTAGAGGATTCCAAAGTCCTGAGACACCCCCACCCGTCCTCCCTTTCCTGGTCTTCTAGAAGATTCCAAAGTCATGAGAACGCCTTGGGGACACAGGTCCGGGGCGCCCTGTGGGATTGTGGTTGATGGAAGTGTCTGTGTGTACTGTGCAAACGGGAGCTCAGCCCACCTGCGGGCAAGATGGTCAGGTGTGTCCCACTGGGTCACACTGGGGGCTCCACTGGGGGCTCTGGCACTCACAGTCACTATCTGGAAGAGAGGTATGCAAGCCCGTGGCTAGGCCAGCTCTGTGTCCCACAGGCTCTGCCTTGGGTGGCCCCTCTGTGAGGGTCCTGATGTggcccctggcccccagccccccatgggaaggtgagtcatcacacccaAAAGCCTCCCTGAGTAGGAAGACGTGTCCGGTGACTCTGGGCTTGtagagacagaggagtctgcgGGAGTGCAGCCCTCTGTGCTCCAGGCACCTCACCAGCACCTGACCCCTTGGGCTGCGGGTGCCTAGCAGCGAGGAGTGAGGTCTGCTGAGCAGGGTCAGCTCACGGAGGTGTCGGCCCCACGGCCCTCCTGTGGGTCCACCCCATCAGCCTCTGGGCTGCCTCCTGGGGTCACTGCCGTCTCCTGGGGAGGTGGCTCCTGCTCCGACTCTGCCATCCCTGCCCCTCGCTCCCCTCCCCAGCACTTCGTCTGCGCCAAGTGTGAGAAGCCGTTCCTGGGGCACCGGCATTATGAGAAGAAGGGCCTGGCCTACTGTGAGACCCACTACAACCAGGTGCGGCTTGAGGCAGGGCAGTGGGATGCGGTGCTGCGGGAAGCCAGTCAGGGCGGGCTGGCCGGAGAGGGTATGGGGCAGCCTCCTCCCCTGGGAGCCCCCATGGTGGGTGCTGAGTGGGGGCTGTGCCACAGGCCTGTGTGCTGAGTGTCTCGGGACCTGGGCAGCCCCTGTGACCTCAGTGTCTCCGTTTGGGAAATGTGCCCTGTGGCCAGGCCTGTCGTGGGGACTGAGTGAGATGGCATGTGGAGTCCTGGGCTCTCGGGGTGACCTGCGGCAGGCCCCCTCCCTCCTACCAGGCCCAGAAAAACCGCCCAGACCACGCCCCTCAGGACACCAGGGCGGCGGAGGGGCCTTACAGGGGGCAGCACCTCCACCTGTGTTTCCTGGGGGGGCGGTGATTCTGACCAGCCCTCAGGCCCGGGAGGCCTAGGAGGGCCGGGAGGCCCTGGCAGATGACAGGAGCTGCCctttggggcggggtggggccaCACCCCTGGCCCAGGGCCGGGGGCATGAATGCCAGCAGCCTGTTTAAGCCCCTGCTCTGTCCACAGCTCTTTGGCGATGTCTGCTACACCTGCAGCCACGTGATCGAGGGCGATGGTgaggcccaccccaccccccgccccgtccCTGTGCCGacttcctgccccagcccctgtccCCCGCACTCTCTGGGCTTGTGGGTCTTGCAGCTGTGTGCCCAGCTGCCCCTCCCTGCTCACAGGGGGCCCTGTGGCTGACCTGTGGGGTCACTGAGCCTGCATCTGCCCCCACAGTGGTGTCAGCCCTCAACAAGGCCTGGTGCGTGCACTGCTTCTCCTGTTCCACCTGCAACAGCCGGCTCACCCTGAAGTAAGTGGCGTGCCCACCCGCCACAGCAGCctcgccccgccccacccccactcccgcgccccgcccccgccccaccccactcccgcgccccgcccccgccccaccccgacTCCAGCGCCCCGCCCCCACTCtcgtcccccgcccccccccactccccctgcccccgGGCGGGAGAGGAGCCACACAGTGGAGACCCACACAgcacccctctcctccccttcccgcTCCTGGAGCCTGCTGGGGTCTCCTGTTGGAGTTGGCTTTCCGTGGTTTCTCCCCTTCATTGGGCCTTACCCTGAACGCCCACTGACATCGGCCCCTGGGGATGCAGTGGGCACAGGGGCAGCTCCCACCCCGAGCAGGGAGGTCCAGGGACCCTCAGGGCCCAGTGGGAAGAAGAGTCACACTGAACTTTGGGGGAGGAAGAGCCCGGAGCAGCACGCTCAGAGCCAAAGGAAGCAGACCTCCTCGGAGAATGAAAGGGGCAGGACAGCTGGAGCTGGAGCCTGGTTTCCCAGGACAGCAGGGAAGGTTCTGGAGTGTCAGCATTCAAGAAAAGTCTGGGCagaaagggaggcctggaggcCCATCTCCTACCTCCAGAGGTCTACCGTGACCTCTGGCCACAAAGTCACGCCCAGGGCGGGGGACAGGCTGCTGTGTGGGAGGCGGCGTGCTCCGGGCCCAGAGGAGACCCCCACCCCTCCTGACCGCTGCCCGTCCTCCCCAGGAACAAGTTTGTGGAGTTCGACATGAAGCCCGTGTGTAAGAGGTGCTACGAAAAGTTCCCGCTGGAGCTGAAGAAGCGGCTCAAGAAGCTATCGGAGCTGGCAGCCCGCAGGGCTCAGCCCAAGTCCTCGGGCCTCCACCCTGCCTGAGAGGCCCGCCCACCTGGCTGCTTCCTGCTGGGTGCTCCTCTGCTGCCTGAGGCTTCACTCTGCACTTGGGCTCCCTGAACCTGCGGCATCTCGCTCCTGTCTCTGTGCTCAgcatccctcctcctccccgccaCCTTCGAGcatcccttctctccctcctcccacgaGGCCATGGGGCAGGGGCCTGGGTGTAGTGAACCTGTGACAGGCCCACATCCGCAGTTTCGGCCCAAGGTCCTCCAGGGCCAGGAACAGATAGGGGCCGGTGCCACCTGACTcagcctgccctgccctggcctGTCCTGTCCCATCCCTGCAGGAGGCCTCCTGGCAGCGTGGCCAGCCTCCGCCCCTCGTGGCACAGATGGAGCCCCCAGCCGGGCAGCCGCCCTGGGCCCTAGGCCATGTGGGTGAGGGCCCTCCGGTAAACTGTCCTATCCCCACCACGTGCTCACTCAGTCAAGGAGGATCCCAGGACCCAGACCAGGCCGACACATCCTGCACTTCACCCCACACAGCAGCTGGAGGGGCCTGGCGCACCCCGCCTCTGGGGCACATGCTGACTCCCTGGGTGCAGTCTGGAGCCAGGAGGCAGTGGGCCCCAGTGGGTGGTTCGTTCCTGCCCTCCAGGAAGGATGTTACACTCGCACAATGAATGAAGGCTTCTTTACACCACCGCAGGGCCTGTGTGGTTTGTGGCATCAGGGTGGACGTGCTACCTCagtgagagaaagacaaagaccaGACTGGACAGGCATCCCAGGGCCAGGCTGCAACGGGGCCTGGAGACAAGCTCAGCAGAGACCCTCAGTCCTTGAGGGCTGGCCCCGTGGGTGGAGTTGGGGGACAGGCCGGCTGGGGCGGTCCAGGGCGAGCCCAGGCTCCACAGCCCTGCATGCAGGTCTGCCCTGTGTGTGGGCAGAGGGGCCCACAGCTCCTCCAGCAGAACCCCCGGCAGCCTCCCGTGCTCAGAGTCCTGCTGGGGACGGGGGAGAGGTGTGCCAAAGGCCCATAGGGAGTCTGAgaagcaggaagggaaggaagtggAAAGAAGGGTGAGACATGAAGGAAGTCATTCTCTGAGGATGAAGCTgtcctcccttgtccctggggGGATCATAGTGCTTTTTGCTTTTTGCAGAAGGAACTTTTCCTGGCCAGCACCTCCTGGATCTCCTGCCCATCTAACCCGCAACCCTCTTCTCTCATcgacacacacaccccagtgctCCATGAACGTTTATTGAACACTTCTACGGGGGTCCTCTCCATCATCCACCCATCAGCTGGGAGGCCTACCACTCCCAGTGCTGCCCTGGGCTCCTGCCTTTGCCCCTCATAGTCAGCACCCAGGGGAGGGACCCACTGGGGTGCCaaagggtgggagggggtgttcTGGGGAGAGGGCAGGCCTCAGGCCCAGAGGAGGGCCCTGGGTAAGCCCCACAATGACCCCTGACTGGGGAGGGCGGCTGAGTGGGCCAGAGGACCCTGCTGCTACGGGTGGCTTGGGACTGAGCCGCGGGGGGCCCGCTGCCGGTTCACGGCGCTTATCAGCTGCTGCACATATGAGGTCAGCAGGTCATCCATCTTGTAGCCCTGCGTTAAGGAAAGGTGGGTTATAGTTAGGCAGGGCGTGGACCAGGGCTTAGGGGGCCCAGCTGCCTCAGTGACACCCCAGGCAGACGTGGTAAAGAGAGAAGCAGGACTGTGTCTGGGCCCTGAGTACTCATCCCTCCTGGGACCACAAAGGCCCCTGCCAGGCCTTGATGCCCCCGAGTGACATGCCCAGCCCTCCTCGCACTGCACCTCCGTCGAGTCCTCCACCAGCCCAGCCTGGCCTGTCCCTGCCAGGCGTGGGAGCCGGGCCCTCCCATGAGCAATTCACCCGGTGGCATCAGGGGTCAGGCTGAGGGAAACCTAGTGTCCAGAGCCTCTGGGCGCTTTGTGTCTGGGCTAGGAAAAGGGACCTGGGGCACTTGGAAGGCCCCCCAGGCCTGGAGCTCACCAGAGAGGTCTCACACAGCAGGCGGCTGCCCCGGCCCAGCCCCGCCAGCACCATGTGGAAGTAGGTGCTGCCGCTGCTCCAGCTGGCGATCTTGGTGAAGGGGTAGGTGGTGAGcaggtcctgtggccacagcaggCGGGTGGGTCAGAGCCAGCCCAAGCCCAGGAGGTCTGAGGGGCCCCGGGGCTGCATTGCTGCCCCGGATCCTCTAGAGCCCAGGGCCGACGTGTAGGAGGACGGGCACCCAGCCCCCCTGCACGGGGGCCCCCCCGGTCCTGCCAGGGCCCTCTGCTACCTTGGTCTTGGGGTGGATGAGCAGGACCCCGTGCCGGTTGATGGCAATGAGGATGATGTCCGGGTGGGAGGGCTCCGAGGTTTGCTGTGGAGGGAGGGTGTCACGGGGATCACAGCCCCTCCCTGAGACGCAGCCACGCATACGTGCCCTCCCAGACCTGGCTGTGGCCCTGCCTGTGGCCTGTCTGCAGGAGAAGCTCAGGCTGCCGGGGCCAGAGCTGTGTGGGGCCTGCTTGGCCAGGACAGCGGGTCTGGGGTGCCACCTACCTTCACCTCAAAGAAGGCAGACCCAAAGGTGGGCCACCGGCAGATCCACTTCAGGAAGGCCACCTTGGCCTCCTCCACCGTCTTGTCCTTGTGCTTGTTGCAGGCCAGGAGGATGTTCTAGGGGAATCCAGGACCAGTGAGGTCTCAGTGGAGACCACAGCTTGGCTGGCCCACCACCCGAGGCTCTGCGGCCCCAGCCAGAGCAAAAGCCGCTGCCCGAGGCCGGGGGTGGCAGACCCAGTCCACCCTCCCACAGCCACACGTGGGCAGGACCCCTacaggggcagcagccaagggccccctccccagcccccaacaaGGACCTTCTTCCATTCCTCTGGGGACATTAGGCGCGTGAGGTTCTCAGGCACGAGTTCCCGCAGGATCTTGGGGATGCTGGCTAGCTGGGGCCGGTCATCACCAAACCTGGCCTTGTAGATTAGGCCGGCCAGGTGGATGGCATCCTCCCTGGAACACTTGTGGAACCCACGCAGGTACTTGGGCAGCTCCTGGGTGAAGGAAAAGCTGGATTTTAGGCTCCTGCCACCCCCAGCTTTGCGCTCAGGTGGTAGCCCAGTAGAATGTAGGAAACGGAGCCTGCAGAGAGATAAGGTCCTCAGGGTTAGGTTTCCAGCAGAGGGAAGATGGCTGAGCGCCTCGCTGGAG
Proteins encoded in this window:
- the LIMS2 gene encoding LIM and senescent cell antigen-like-containing domain protein 2 isoform X3; translation: MSNALANAVCQRCQARFAPAERIVNSNGELYHEHCFVCAQCFRPFPEGLFYEFEGRKYCEHDFQMLFAPCCGSCGEFIIGRVIKAMNNNWHPGCFRCELCDVELADLGFVKNAGRHLCRPCHNREKAKGLGKYICQRCHLVIDEQPLMFKNDAYHPDHFSCTHCGKELTAEARELKGELYCLPCHDKMGVPICGACRRPIEGRVVNALGKQWHVEHFVCAKCEKPFLGHRHYEKKGLAYCETHYNQLFGDVCYTCSHVIEGDVVSALNKAWCVHCFSCSTCNSRLTLKNKFVEFDMKPVCKRCYEKFPLELKKRLKKLSELAARRAQPKSSGLHPA
- the LIMS2 gene encoding LIM and senescent cell antigen-like-containing domain protein 2 isoform X1; this encodes MATRLGALAASGLYRRRQHRQSPPPAAPGNMSNALANAVCQRCQARFAPAERIVNSNGELYHEHCFVCAQCFRPFPEGLFYEFEGRKYCEHDFQMLFAPCCGSCGEFIIGRVIKAMNNNWHPGCFRCELCDVELADLGFVKNAGRHLCRPCHNREKAKGLGKYICQRCHLVIDEQPLMFKNDAYHPDHFSCTHCGKELTAEARELKGELYCLPCHDKMGVPICGACRRPIEGRVVNALGKQWHVEHFVCAKCEKPFLGHRHYEKKGLAYCETHYNQLFGDVCYTCSHVIEGDVVSALNKAWCVHCFSCSTCNSRLTLKNKFVEFDMKPVCKRCYEKFPLELKKRLKKLSELAARRAQPKSSGLHPA
- the LIMS2 gene encoding LIM and senescent cell antigen-like-containing domain protein 2 isoform X2; this encodes MTGSNMSNALANAVCQRCQARFAPAERIVNSNGELYHEHCFVCAQCFRPFPEGLFYEFEGRKYCEHDFQMLFAPCCGSCGEFIIGRVIKAMNNNWHPGCFRCELCDVELADLGFVKNAGRHLCRPCHNREKAKGLGKYICQRCHLVIDEQPLMFKNDAYHPDHFSCTHCGKELTAEARELKGELYCLPCHDKMGVPICGACRRPIEGRVVNALGKQWHVEHFVCAKCEKPFLGHRHYEKKGLAYCETHYNQLFGDVCYTCSHVIEGDVVSALNKAWCVHCFSCSTCNSRLTLKNKFVEFDMKPVCKRCYEKFPLELKKRLKKLSELAARRAQPKSSGLHPA